One window of the Solanum stenotomum isolate F172 chromosome 11, ASM1918654v1, whole genome shotgun sequence genome contains the following:
- the LOC125844460 gene encoding uncharacterized protein LOC125844460: MAASFRWVLQLHKDVPKAARFYSEGLDFTINVCTHRWAELQSGPLKLALMHSSTDIVVQKGYSSLLSFTVGDINNSVTKLMALGAELDGPIKYEIHGKVAALRCVDGHMLGLYEPS; the protein is encoded by the exons ATGGCGGCATCATTCAGATGGGTGTTACAGCTACACAAGGACGTACCAAAAGCAGCAAGATTCTACTCAGAGGGCTTGGATTTCACCATTAACGTCTGTACCCATAGATGGGCTGAGCTCCAATCTGGGCCTCTCAAACTTGCTCTCATGCATTCATCAAc CGACATTGTTGTGCAGAAGGGATACTCATCCCTCCTATCCTTTACAGTTGGTGATATAAACAACTCAGTGACCAAGCTAATGGCTTTAGGGGCTGAGTTGGATGGCCCCATCAAATATGAAATCCATGGAAAG GTTGCTGCCTTGAGGTGTGTGGATGGGCATATGTTGGGTCTTTATGAACCGTCCTAA
- the LOC125843828 gene encoding uncharacterized protein LOC125843828: MAPKPKEKAKASAVAIPAISIEDLFTSLNRHIQRSEYEQAVKVSDQILAAAPGDEDAIRCKVVALVKSDSIEEALVAIKDCSKKGSVDLSFFKAYCLYRQNKLEEALESLNGQEGSTESMLLESQILYRLGKMGASVDIYQKLPKSTIDSLEINLVAGLVSAGRSSEVQGTLDSLRVKATSSFELAYNTACSLIEREKYKDAEQLLLSARRIGQEALMEENLADDDVEIELAPIAVQIAYVQQILGNTQEAVASYTDLVKRNLADESSLAVAVNNLVALKGPKDVSDGLRKLDKLIEKSDGPEKFQLARGLDLKLSQKQREAIYTNRVLLLLHSNKMDQARELVSALPGMFPGSLMPVLLQAAVHVRENKAAKAEEILGQYADKFPDRSKVILLARAQVAAAAGHPQIAADSLEKIPDIQHKPATVATIVSLKERAGDTDGADAVFDSAIKWWSNAMTEDNKLNTIMQEAAAFKLRHGRKEEAARLYEQLVKSHGSIEALVGLIQTAAHGDIEKAEAYEKQLKPLPGLKAIDVDSLEKTSGAKHAEKGPNAGVTETYEAKSKDKAKKKRKRKPKYPKGFDPANPGPPPDPERWLPKRERSSYRPKRKDKRAAQVRGSQGAVAKEAASNSDTKSNQPANPKGGSQNASTVQSKVSSKSSRKKSRK; this comes from the exons ATGGCTCCGAAGCCGAAAGAGAAAGCAAAGGCATCTGCAGTAGCAATCCCTGCTATATCAATTGAAGATCTCTTCACTTCGCTTAATCGCCACATTCAACGATCCGAGTATGAGCAAGCCGTCAAAGTTTCTGATCAAA ttCTTGCGGCTGCGCCTGGAGATGAGGACGCGATACGGTGTAAAGTGGTGGCGTTAGTGAAATCAGATTCTATAGAAGAAGCATTGGTTGCTATTAAAGACTGTAGCAAAAAGGGTTCTGTTGATCTTAGCTTCTTTAAG GCATATTGCTTGTATCGGCAAAATAAATTGGAGGAGGCTTTAGAGTCCTTGAACGGGCAAGAAGGAAGTACTGAGTCAATGCTATTGGAATCTCAGATTCTGTATCGATTAGGAAAGATGGGTGCATCTGTCGATATTTATCAAAAGCTCCCAAAGTCTACGATAGATTCCTTGGAGATAAATCTTGTTGCCGGTCTGGTTTCTGCTGGAAGGTCTTCTGAAGTGCAGGGAACCTTGGATTCACTGAGAGTTAAAGCAACTAGCAGTTTTGAATTGGCTTACAACACTGCCTGCTCTTTAATTGAAAGGGAGAAGTACAAAGATGCCGAACAGCTGTTATTGTCAGCTCGAAG AATTGGTCAGGAAGCACTTATGGAAGAGAATTTAGCTGATGATGATGTTGAAATTGAATTGGCACCTATAGCTGTTCAAATTGCATATGTACAACAG ATTCTAGGAAACACCCAAGAGGCTGTTGCATCGTATACTGATCTTGTCAAAAGAAATTTGGCTGACGAGTCTTCACTTGCGGTGGCAGTAAATAATCTCGTTGCTTTAAAGGGTCCTAAAGATGTCTCTGATGGCCTAAGGAAACTTGATAAGCTAATAGAGAAAAGTGATGGACCAGAGAAgttccagcttgcacgtggacTAGACTTGAAGCTCTCACAGAAGCAAAGGGAAGCAATATATACCAATAGGGTGCTGCTGCTACTTCATTCTAATAAGATGGATCAG GCTAGAGAACTTGTTAGTGCTCTACCTGGGATGTTCCCTGGTAGCTTGATGCCTGTACTTCTTCAAGCTGCTGTACATGTGAGAGAGAACAAGGCTGCTAAAGCTGAAGAAATACTTGGACAGTATGCAGATAAGTTTCCTGACAGGTCCAAGGTTATCCTGCTTGCAAGGGCTCAAGTTGCTGCAGCTGCTGGCCATCCGCAGATAGCAGCCGATTCCTTAGAGAAAATACCTGACATTCAACACAAGCCTGCAACTGTTGCGACCATTGTTTCTCTCAAGGAACGGGCTGGTGATACTGATGGTGCTGATGCTGTGTTTGATTCCGCAATCAAGTGGTGGTCAAATGCCATGACTGAAGACAATAAGCTCAATACCATCATGCAGGAGGCTGCTGCTTTCAAGCTCAGGCATGGAAGGAAAGAGGAGGCAGCACGCCTTTATGAGCAGCTAGTGAAAAGCCATGGAAGTATTGAGGCTTTAGTTGGATTAATCCAGACTGCAGCCCATGGTGACATTGAGAAAGCAGAAGCTTATGAGAAGCAGTTAAAACCACTACCTGGTTTGAAAGCAATAGATGTCGACAGTTTGGAGAAAACTTCTGGTGCCAAGCATGCCGAGAAAGGCCCGAATGCTGGTGTCACTGAAACATACGAAGCGAAGAGTAAGGATAAGGcaaagaaaaagaggaagagaaagccAAAATATCCAAAGGGGTTTGACCCAGCTAATCCAGGACCTCCACCTGATCCAGAGAGGTGGCTTCCCAAGAGGGAGAGGTCTAGTTACAGACCAAAGAGAAAGGATAAGAGAGCAGCTCAAGTTAGAGGTTCTCAAGGTGCAGTGGCTAAAGAGGCAGCGAGCAATAGCGATACAAAATCAAACCAGCCAGCTAATCCAAAAGGAGGCTCTCAGAATGCAAGCACTGTGCAATCAAAGGTTTCATCCAAATCTTCCAGGAAGAAATCAAGGAAGTAA